The following proteins come from a genomic window of Thiothrix unzii:
- the nusB gene encoding transcription antitermination factor NusB → MAGRKPLTESQQLIAGRRVARRLAMQGVYQWLITGNSFRDIYLYFQEETELAADFRKSDSAFFHKLLKASIEGGEELENRISPHLDRKLAQVDPIEHALLRVATCELLYHPETPYKVVVNEYINMAKKFGAEQAHKFINGVLDKVAAEIRPHGR, encoded by the coding sequence ATGGCTGGACGCAAACCCCTTACCGAATCTCAGCAACTGATCGCCGGTCGTCGTGTGGCGCGGCGGTTAGCGATGCAGGGTGTTTATCAATGGCTGATTACAGGCAATAGTTTTCGCGATATTTACCTGTATTTTCAGGAAGAAACAGAACTGGCGGCGGATTTCCGCAAGTCAGATTCGGCGTTTTTCCACAAGCTGTTGAAAGCCAGCATTGAGGGCGGTGAGGAACTGGAAAACCGGATTTCCCCTCACCTTGATCGTAAATTGGCACAAGTTGACCCCATTGAACACGCTTTGTTACGGGTAGCGACTTGCGAGTTGCTGTATCACCCTGAAACACCGTACAAAGTGGTGGTTAACGAGTACATCAATATGGCGAAAAAATTTGGTGCGGAACAAGCACACAAATTTATTAACGGCGTATTGGACAAAGTAGCGGCTGAAATTCGTCCTCACGGGCGTTAA
- the leuS gene encoding leucine--tRNA ligase — MQEQYSPQTLEPQVQQFWDANRAFEVKEDPDREKYYCLSMFPYPSGVLHMGHVRNYTIGDVIARFQRMRGKNVLQPMGWDAFGLPAENAAIKNNTAPAAWTYKNIDYMRTQLKSMGLGIDWSREIATCTPEYYRWEQWFFTQLYEKGLVYRKKSTVNWDPVDQTVLANEQVIDGRGWRSGALIEQREIDQWFLKITAYADELLEEINNMPGWPQQVRTMQENWIGRSEGVELEFGLQGSDSKLSVFTTRPDTLMGVTYVAVAAQHPLALQSAVSNPDLAAFIDDCKQVKVAEADMATMEKKGMATGAMAIHPLTGEAVPVMVANFVLMSYGSGAVMAVPAHDQRDWEFAQAYGLAVKQVIASLDGREVDLSAAAFTEKGVLIDSGEFSGLTSAEAFEAIANHLTANAKGRRRVNFRLRDWGVSRQRYWGCPIPIIYCDDCGAVPVPEKDLPVVLPEDVTFDETGGSPIKRMPEFYQTTCPCCGKPATRETDTFDTFFESSWYYARYTCPDSNEAMLDSRANYWLPVDQYIGGIEHAILHLLYSRFFHKLMRDAGMVESDEPFNNLLTQGMVLAETFFRDKETGGQDWFAPNAVSVERDDKGRVVGATLLADGQSVQAGGVTKMSKSKNNGVDPQEMIEKFGADTLRLFSMFAAPPDQSMEWSDSGVEGAQRFLRRLWKQVFDHLALGATVALNVGSLDDAQQALRRKVHQTVQKVTDDMARRHTFNTAIAANMELSNDIARFTDESEQGRAVRHEALEKAVLMLAPIIPHICHTLWNALGDNAAVVDASWPEVDSAALVQNTLELIVQVNGKVRGKIQVSAATSEDDIKAAALSNENVCKFLSGVTVQKVIVVKGRLVNIVAN; from the coding sequence ATGCAGGAACAGTACAGCCCGCAAACGTTAGAACCCCAAGTTCAGCAATTTTGGGATGCTAACCGTGCTTTTGAAGTCAAGGAAGACCCTGATAGAGAAAAGTATTACTGCCTTTCGATGTTCCCGTATCCGAGCGGGGTGTTGCACATGGGGCATGTGCGTAACTACACCATTGGCGATGTGATTGCACGCTTTCAGCGGATGCGCGGTAAAAACGTGCTGCAACCGATGGGTTGGGATGCGTTTGGTTTACCTGCGGAAAATGCGGCGATTAAAAACAATACAGCACCAGCGGCTTGGACGTATAAAAATATCGACTACATGCGCACCCAGCTTAAATCAATGGGCTTAGGGATTGATTGGTCACGTGAAATTGCGACCTGTACCCCGGAATATTACCGTTGGGAACAGTGGTTTTTTACCCAGTTGTATGAAAAAGGCTTGGTTTACCGCAAAAAATCCACGGTGAACTGGGATCCGGTGGATCAAACTGTGTTGGCGAATGAACAGGTGATTGACGGGCGCGGCTGGCGTTCCGGGGCATTGATTGAGCAGCGCGAAATTGATCAGTGGTTTCTGAAGATTACCGCCTATGCCGATGAATTATTAGAAGAAATTAATAATATGCCGGGTTGGCCTCAGCAAGTGCGTACCATGCAGGAAAACTGGATTGGGCGTTCTGAAGGGGTTGAGCTGGAATTCGGTTTGCAAGGTTCTGACAGTAAACTGAGTGTGTTTACGACCCGCCCTGATACCTTAATGGGGGTTACTTATGTCGCGGTGGCGGCACAGCACCCTTTGGCGTTGCAATCGGCGGTGAGCAATCCCGACTTGGCGGCGTTTATTGACGATTGCAAGCAGGTTAAAGTTGCCGAAGCTGATATGGCAACGATGGAAAAGAAAGGCATGGCAACCGGCGCGATGGCGATTCATCCGCTCACGGGTGAAGCTGTGCCGGTGATGGTGGCGAATTTTGTGCTGATGTCTTACGGTTCGGGCGCGGTGATGGCAGTTCCGGCGCACGATCAGCGCGACTGGGAGTTTGCACAGGCTTACGGTTTAGCAGTGAAGCAGGTGATTGCGTCGCTTGACGGGCGTGAGGTCGATTTAAGTGCCGCGGCTTTTACAGAAAAAGGGGTGCTGATTGATTCGGGTGAGTTTAGCGGCCTTACTTCAGCCGAAGCTTTTGAAGCCATTGCTAACCACTTGACTGCAAATGCTAAAGGACGGCGGCGGGTTAACTTCCGGTTACGCGATTGGGGCGTTTCCCGCCAACGTTATTGGGGTTGCCCGATTCCGATTATTTACTGCGATGATTGTGGTGCAGTACCTGTCCCTGAAAAAGATTTGCCGGTGGTATTGCCGGAAGACGTGACGTTTGATGAAACGGGCGGTTCACCAATTAAGCGGATGCCGGAGTTTTACCAAACGACCTGCCCGTGCTGCGGTAAGCCTGCAACTCGCGAAACCGATACGTTTGACACGTTCTTTGAGTCATCCTGGTATTACGCACGTTATACCTGCCCTGATAGCAACGAGGCGATGCTGGATTCACGCGCTAATTATTGGTTGCCCGTTGACCAGTATATCGGTGGTATTGAGCACGCTATTTTGCACTTGTTGTATTCGCGCTTTTTCCACAAATTAATGCGTGATGCAGGCATGGTGGAATCTGACGAGCCATTTAATAACTTGCTGACCCAGGGCATGGTATTGGCTGAAACCTTTTTCCGCGACAAAGAAACCGGCGGTCAGGATTGGTTCGCGCCGAATGCGGTAAGCGTTGAGCGTGATGACAAAGGGCGTGTGGTAGGTGCTACCTTGCTGGCAGACGGACAGTCGGTGCAGGCGGGTGGTGTCACCAAAATGTCCAAGTCCAAGAATAACGGGGTTGACCCACAGGAAATGATTGAGAAGTTTGGGGCGGATACCTTACGCCTGTTCTCAATGTTTGCCGCACCGCCGGATCAAAGCATGGAGTGGTCGGATTCTGGGGTGGAAGGAGCGCAACGCTTCTTGCGTCGTTTGTGGAAACAAGTGTTTGACCACCTAGCTTTGGGCGCGACAGTTGCGTTAAACGTGGGCAGTTTGGACGATGCGCAACAAGCGTTACGCCGCAAAGTGCATCAAACCGTGCAAAAAGTCACCGACGACATGGCGCGTCGTCACACGTTTAATACTGCCATCGCCGCTAATATGGAATTGTCGAACGACATTGCACGGTTTACCGATGAAAGCGAGCAAGGCCGGGCGGTACGTCATGAGGCGTTGGAAAAAGCGGTACTGATGTTAGCACCGATTATTCCGCACATTTGCCATACGTTGTGGAATGCCTTGGGTGATAACGCAGCAGTGGTCGATGCATCTTGGCCGGAAGTCGACAGCGCGGCATTGGTGCAAAATACGCTGGAATTGATTGTGCAGGTCAATGGCAAGGTTCGTGGCAAAATCCAAGTCAGTGCCGCGACTAGCGAAGATGACATCAAAGCAGCGGCGTTGAGCAACGAGAATGTGTGCAAATTCCTGTCCGGCGTGACGGTGCAAAAAGTCATTGTGGTCAAAGGTCGTCTGGTTAATATAGTGGCAAACTAA
- the lptE gene encoding LPS assembly lipoprotein LptE codes for MKQIASFCGILVLLAGCGEPFHLRGNTSMPSLQQGVYLQGMNTPAEFDQALRQGLERAGASIKQDPKAAQLTVTVNSYDEKRTVSGYSSTRQVREFNHALDVSIRVSGEGVTDPTEARSVHVERTQIYDGTSVLGSSEEETTIKQDLRREAARLLLLRVRAAISSAAK; via the coding sequence ATGAAACAAATCGCTTCGTTTTGCGGAATACTGGTGTTGTTAGCAGGTTGCGGGGAACCGTTTCATCTGCGCGGCAACACGTCGATGCCAAGCTTACAGCAAGGCGTTTATTTGCAGGGAATGAATACCCCGGCTGAGTTCGATCAAGCCTTGCGCCAAGGTTTGGAACGTGCCGGAGCCAGTATTAAACAAGACCCTAAAGCGGCGCAACTGACTGTTACCGTTAATAGTTACGATGAAAAGCGCACGGTATCGGGGTATTCCTCAACCCGGCAGGTGCGTGAATTTAATCATGCGTTGGATGTGAGTATTCGGGTTAGTGGTGAAGGTGTAACCGACCCGACAGAAGCGCGTTCAGTGCATGTGGAACGCACCCAGATCTACGATGGTACGAGCGTACTTGGCTCATCCGAAGAAGAAACAACGATTAAGCAGGATTTGCGGCGTGAAGCGGCGCGGTTGCTATTGTTGCGGGTGCGGGCGGCAATTTCAAGCGCGGCGAAATAG
- a CDS encoding DUF7379 domain-containing protein, whose translation MPQPLAGEFAGIVNISYHQEVMLDTQERSFSKASEVELTEVTPDTLLELEFEGGYKRWIRAQALTRQTLKTAKFLRVLTISLPEGMTTETLLQTLEQRQVSAPGLCQCADTSALTLQAVQGEAVLDNSKPTLVLLHGAFANTRGSFGALWESREGYNASVWLKRLFTPYAGQVFAFEHPTLSVSPVRNAVQLLRQLPANARLHLITHGRGGLLGELLCQGTLQRRAATADAAYTDTQTIFSDKELRGFEDETQRSDAEDLRECARLLSEKNIRVERFVRVACPARGTALITEALENTLSVLFNALDVTRIGRLQDAAQYVRLALLGVLQSRQSVQAVPGLAAMMPTAPLIRLLNRPGVRVRDSALVVIAGNAKVSSVLGQLKPWVAECFAGEPNDFVVNTLSMYGGLERTSGKYFYPDQRDSSSHFGYFRDAQVLERVLHGLTHPEQDALLQYLPVQVRAPAIERSAQSAVDNTNVVYFVPGFMGSSLLVNERPVWLDMGELSWGEFTSLKITQAGVQAGEVLNVYRPLLNALAGTHRVETFTYDWRRSVLDAARDFGEKLKQALDEAQQAQRKLTVRLLAHSTGGMVLVALMSELPSLWKRLQEEADCRCVLLGTPLQGSVAAVQMVMGKHRLIRLLDLLDGKALEEKAFAAQFAAWPGLLEQLPESYLQEARWQTLLGDDFENWAARRLLPQAQQVRAQLRAVTLDTQRVLYVHGKAPLTPSAVVMDDVAPRFKAAGEGDGVTLYSSVNWRGQQWFMPVEHGCLATQPEHFPALLSLLTEGKSHQLDQVPPQTTAAGEQWLPTIEAELFPDEAELQAAALGYHTVMTQEEVRPQIEVRVMHGDLEYVAHPIVVGHYDGDGIVSTERVLDKCLGGRLSELMRLGQYPGQLKTSEVVLNPGKRPGGAVVVGLGEVGKLTPSYLIASVADALVYYALTVRSHLGNAATKSVTEVTPVHVTSLLIGTVAGGVSLADSIASILRAFGRANLVLEKTEQNARVRLGSLDFLELYEDRAVEAARLVRCMTTYPEFRRDFKASTLMGVLPGNRRRVMYRDGGSWWRRLQIETYDEGLKYTALTDRARAEMRLQATQRKFVDQFINKAVATSKADPELSKTLFELLLPTEIKEQAPQGENLVLVLDEETSAYPWELLHDRRSPESQPMSVRSGMLRQLVVEQPRRVRSTSKDMALVIGDPPVDAGFVQLDAAYQEANTITNLLGKWDFQVVSKIRKPSIEIVTALLAEDYRIVHLAGHGVYQYEPPGAPGKLVTGMVLGDGAFLTAAEITQMGCVPDFVFINCCHLAKMDFSPPAIHDAVTQNRSKLAASFAKQLIELGVKAVVAAGWAIDDAAAQVFSETCYNVLLRGETFGSAIVEARREAWRLHSNTNTWGAYQCYGDPEYRLRPLNNRDGHSAQQTDQWQFVAEVEAIAELQNLSNAADTSNPDEYPLLQERLALLHKAIPADWLTHSLVLYALGRAYGKLDKYMEALEAYRVAIESPDSDYPLRLLEDKVNLQTSFALACALHPQTVLPPAWLEDAPTCEQLITHLLQDSKLSLAHLEKLGSSLERMEEEGKYYKRLAMIVTDDKRTQALREMEAAYKRAHEFALEKTGQVAVYPLINWLTARMVRWRRENIKQLDRIEMKEWLDKAQEQADKAERRSPNFLTGIAVAECALLQYLLSARLEETVQLERIGSFYAEAIARGAAPRKSRYVSEHLTFVRLMLEGYLAENVVDSLHQMEGRLAV comes from the coding sequence ATGCCACAACCATTAGCGGGGGAGTTCGCGGGTATCGTCAATATCAGCTATCACCAAGAGGTGATGCTGGATACCCAAGAACGCAGTTTCAGCAAAGCCAGTGAGGTCGAGCTTACCGAGGTAACGCCCGATACCTTGCTGGAGCTGGAATTTGAGGGTGGCTATAAGCGTTGGATACGGGCGCAGGCGTTAACCCGGCAAACCCTCAAAACGGCGAAATTCCTGCGGGTACTAACCATCAGCTTGCCTGAGGGTATGACGACGGAAACGCTGTTACAAACCCTGGAACAGCGGCAAGTGTCTGCGCCGGGTTTGTGTCAGTGCGCGGATACCAGCGCGTTAACCCTGCAAGCGGTGCAGGGCGAAGCGGTACTCGATAACAGTAAACCAACCTTAGTATTGCTTCACGGTGCATTCGCTAATACCCGTGGCAGCTTCGGTGCGTTGTGGGAATCCCGTGAAGGTTACAATGCCAGCGTGTGGTTAAAACGTCTGTTTACCCCGTATGCGGGGCAAGTCTTTGCCTTTGAACACCCCACTTTAAGCGTGAGTCCGGTGCGTAATGCGGTGCAGTTATTGCGTCAGTTACCTGCGAATGCCCGCTTGCATCTGATAACGCATGGGCGCGGTGGTTTGCTTGGGGAATTGTTGTGTCAAGGCACGTTGCAACGCCGTGCAGCAACGGCTGATGCAGCATATACCGATACCCAGACGATTTTCAGTGATAAGGAATTACGCGGGTTTGAGGATGAAACCCAGCGCAGCGATGCCGAAGATTTGCGTGAATGTGCGCGACTGCTGAGTGAAAAGAATATTCGGGTCGAACGGTTTGTGCGGGTGGCTTGTCCGGCGCGTGGTACGGCATTAATTACCGAGGCATTAGAAAATACCCTGTCGGTGCTGTTTAATGCCTTGGATGTGACGCGCATCGGACGTTTGCAGGATGCGGCACAATACGTGCGTTTGGCGTTGCTGGGTGTATTGCAGAGTCGTCAGAGTGTGCAAGCCGTTCCCGGTTTAGCCGCAATGATGCCGACCGCGCCATTGATTCGGTTATTGAATCGCCCAGGTGTGCGGGTGCGCGATTCTGCGTTGGTAGTGATTGCGGGCAATGCCAAGGTTTCCAGCGTGTTGGGGCAATTGAAACCGTGGGTAGCCGAGTGTTTTGCGGGTGAACCCAATGACTTCGTGGTGAATACCCTCAGTATGTACGGCGGTTTGGAACGCACTTCCGGCAAATATTTTTACCCTGATCAGCGCGATAGCAGCAGCCATTTCGGATATTTTCGGGATGCGCAGGTGTTGGAGCGGGTGCTGCATGGCCTGACTCACCCGGAGCAGGACGCGCTATTGCAATATTTACCCGTGCAAGTGCGGGCTCCCGCGATTGAGCGTTCCGCACAGTCTGCCGTTGATAATACCAATGTGGTGTATTTTGTCCCCGGTTTCATGGGATCAAGCTTGTTGGTTAATGAACGTCCAGTGTGGTTGGACATGGGTGAGTTGAGCTGGGGCGAGTTCACCAGTTTGAAAATTACCCAGGCGGGCGTGCAAGCAGGCGAGGTTTTAAACGTTTACCGCCCGTTATTGAACGCTTTAGCAGGCACGCATCGGGTGGAAACCTTTACTTACGATTGGCGGCGTTCGGTGCTGGATGCGGCGCGTGATTTTGGGGAAAAGCTTAAGCAGGCACTGGACGAGGCGCAACAAGCCCAACGTAAATTGACCGTGCGGTTGCTGGCACATTCCACTGGCGGCATGGTGCTAGTCGCGCTCATGAGCGAATTGCCGAGTTTGTGGAAACGCTTGCAGGAAGAAGCTGATTGCCGTTGTGTATTGCTGGGTACGCCGTTGCAGGGAAGTGTTGCGGCGGTGCAAATGGTCATGGGCAAACACCGTTTAATCCGTTTACTGGATTTGCTCGACGGTAAAGCACTCGAAGAAAAAGCTTTCGCAGCACAGTTTGCGGCATGGCCAGGTTTGCTGGAGCAGTTACCGGAAAGCTATTTGCAGGAAGCGCGTTGGCAAACGTTGTTAGGCGACGATTTTGAAAACTGGGCAGCGCGGCGTTTATTACCGCAAGCACAACAAGTCCGGGCGCAATTACGGGCGGTAACGCTGGATACGCAACGGGTGTTGTACGTGCATGGCAAAGCTCCGTTGACTCCTTCCGCTGTGGTGATGGATGACGTAGCACCTCGCTTTAAAGCGGCGGGGGAGGGCGACGGGGTAACGCTGTATTCCAGTGTCAATTGGCGCGGGCAGCAATGGTTTATGCCGGTGGAACACGGGTGCTTGGCAACCCAACCGGAACATTTCCCGGCACTATTGAGCTTATTGACGGAAGGCAAAAGTCATCAGTTGGATCAGGTTCCGCCACAAACGACCGCCGCAGGTGAGCAATGGTTGCCGACGATTGAAGCGGAATTATTCCCGGATGAGGCGGAGTTACAAGCGGCTGCCTTGGGTTATCACACGGTAATGACCCAAGAAGAAGTGCGCCCGCAGATTGAAGTGCGGGTCATGCACGGCGATTTGGAATACGTAGCGCACCCGATTGTGGTCGGGCATTACGACGGCGATGGCATTGTCAGCACCGAGCGGGTTCTCGATAAATGTTTGGGTGGGCGACTCAGTGAGCTGATGCGTTTGGGGCAGTATCCCGGACAGCTCAAAACCTCCGAAGTGGTGCTTAACCCCGGCAAACGTCCCGGTGGCGCGGTGGTAGTGGGTTTGGGCGAAGTGGGTAAATTGACCCCCAGTTATTTGATTGCCAGCGTTGCCGATGCTTTGGTGTATTACGCGCTGACGGTGCGCAGCCATTTAGGGAATGCGGCAACTAAAAGTGTTACTGAAGTTACCCCGGTACACGTTACCAGCTTATTGATTGGTACGGTGGCGGGTGGGGTGAGTTTGGCGGATTCGATTGCGTCGATTTTACGTGCCTTCGGACGCGCCAATCTGGTTCTCGAAAAAACCGAGCAAAACGCCAGAGTGCGCTTGGGCAGTCTGGATTTTCTGGAGTTGTACGAAGACCGGGCGGTGGAAGCCGCGCGTTTGGTACGCTGCATGACCACTTACCCGGAATTTCGTCGTGACTTTAAAGCCAGTACTTTAATGGGGGTGTTGCCGGGGAATCGTCGGCGTGTGATGTACCGTGACGGTGGCAGTTGGTGGCGACGGTTACAGATTGAAACCTATGACGAGGGTTTGAAATACACTGCGTTAACCGACCGGGCGCGTGCGGAAATGCGCTTGCAGGCTACCCAGCGTAAGTTCGTGGATCAGTTCATCAATAAAGCCGTTGCGACTAGCAAAGCTGATCCTGAATTGAGCAAAACCTTGTTTGAATTGCTATTGCCCACCGAAATCAAAGAACAAGCCCCGCAAGGTGAAAATCTGGTGTTGGTGCTGGATGAAGAAACGTCCGCCTACCCGTGGGAGTTATTGCACGACCGCCGCAGCCCGGAATCGCAGCCCATGTCGGTGCGTTCGGGGATGTTGCGTCAATTGGTGGTGGAACAGCCGCGCCGGGTGCGCAGTACCAGTAAAGACATGGCTTTGGTCATTGGTGATCCGCCCGTGGATGCAGGGTTTGTGCAATTGGATGCGGCGTATCAAGAAGCAAACACTATTACCAATTTGCTGGGTAAATGGGATTTTCAGGTTGTCAGTAAAATCCGCAAACCCTCGATTGAAATTGTCACCGCATTGCTGGCAGAAGATTACCGCATTGTGCATTTAGCCGGTCATGGGGTGTATCAATACGAGCCGCCGGGTGCGCCGGGGAAACTCGTCACCGGTATGGTGTTGGGTGATGGCGCGTTTTTGACAGCGGCAGAAATTACGCAAATGGGCTGCGTGCCGGATTTTGTGTTTATCAATTGCTGTCATTTGGCGAAGATGGATTTCAGCCCGCCCGCAATACACGATGCGGTAACGCAAAATCGCAGCAAATTAGCGGCGAGTTTCGCTAAGCAATTGATTGAACTGGGGGTGAAAGCAGTAGTGGCGGCAGGTTGGGCGATTGACGATGCTGCTGCGCAAGTGTTTTCCGAAACCTGTTACAACGTATTGTTACGCGGGGAAACTTTTGGCTCGGCGATTGTGGAAGCGCGGCGTGAAGCATGGCGGTTGCACTCCAACACCAATACGTGGGGGGCGTACCAGTGTTACGGCGACCCCGAATACCGTTTGCGCCCGTTGAATAACCGTGACGGACACAGTGCCCAGCAAACCGATCAGTGGCAATTTGTGGCAGAAGTCGAGGCAATTGCGGAATTGCAGAATTTGAGCAATGCGGCGGATACCTCTAACCCGGACGAATACCCGTTGTTACAGGAGCGTTTGGCGTTGTTGCACAAAGCGATTCCTGCTGATTGGCTGACGCATTCGCTGGTGTTGTACGCGCTGGGTCGGGCTTACGGCAAGCTGGATAAGTACATGGAGGCATTAGAGGCTTACCGCGTTGCGATTGAATCCCCAGATTCTGATTACCCGCTGCGCTTGTTGGAAGACAAAGTAAATCTGCAAACTTCGTTCGCGCTGGCGTGTGCGTTGCATCCGCAAACCGTATTGCCGCCCGCTTGGTTGGAAGACGCGCCCACCTGCGAGCAACTGATTACGCACTTGCTGCAAGACAGTAAATTGTCGTTAGCGCATTTGGAAAAACTCGGTTCAAGCCTTGAACGCATGGAAGAGGAGGGCAAATACTACAAGCGTTTAGCGATGATTGTGACCGACGATAAGCGCACCCAAGCTTTGCGGGAAATGGAAGCTGCCTATAAACGTGCGCACGAATTCGCGCTGGAAAAAACCGGGCAGGTGGCAGTTTACCCGTTAATCAACTGGTTAACCGCACGCATGGTACGCTGGCGGCGTGAAAATATTAAACAGCTAGACCGCATTGAAATGAAGGAATGGCTCGATAAAGCACAGGAACAAGCGGATAAAGCGGAACGGCGTTCCCCGAATTTCCTCACCGGAATTGCGGTGGCAGAATGCGCTTTACTGCAATATTTGTTGAGTGCGCGGCTCGAAGAAACGGTGCAACTTGAACGCATCGGTAGCTTTTACGCCGAAGCGATTGCCCGTGGTGCGGCTCCGCGCAAGAGCCGTTACGTGTCGGAGCATTTAACTTTTGTGCGCTTAATGCTGGAAGGGTATCTAGCGGAAAACGTGGTGGATAGCCTGCACCAAATGGAGGGGCGGTTAGCGGTTTAG
- the moaA gene encoding GTP 3',8-cyclase MoaA, translated as MDTSANPTTLVDRFGRQVTYVRLSVTDRCDLRCVYCMSEDMTFVPREQLLTLEEMARLGKAFVELGVHKIRITGGEPLVRRNILKLFNDLGKLEGLHDLTLTTNGTQLARYANDLKAAGVTRINISLDTLDSQRFNTLTRLGDINKVFAGIDAALAAGFQRVKLNAVILKHRNHDEVLDLVTFAHQRGMDITFIEEMPMGIIGDHDRAEAYYSSDEILRDLRQQFPLHEIADNTGGPARYFRREDNAQCVGFISPHSHNFCDTCNRVRITAEGRLLLCLGQEHSMDLRRVLRENPSDDSAVRAALLESMALKPQGHEFNLQGQPVIFRHMSATGG; from the coding sequence ATGGATACGAGTGCTAACCCCACAACGTTGGTTGACCGTTTCGGGCGGCAAGTGACTTACGTGCGCTTATCGGTAACAGACCGTTGTGATTTGCGCTGCGTGTATTGCATGTCGGAAGACATGACGTTTGTGCCGCGTGAACAATTGCTAACGCTGGAAGAAATGGCACGACTAGGCAAAGCCTTTGTGGAACTTGGCGTTCACAAAATCCGTATTACCGGAGGTGAGCCGCTGGTGCGCCGCAATATTCTCAAGCTGTTCAATGATTTAGGGAAACTTGAAGGCTTGCACGATCTGACTTTAACCACCAACGGCACGCAATTAGCGCGATATGCCAACGATTTAAAAGCGGCGGGTGTGACCCGCATCAATATCAGCCTTGATACACTTGATTCGCAACGTTTCAATACCCTGACACGTTTGGGCGACATTAACAAAGTCTTCGCCGGGATTGATGCGGCGTTAGCGGCGGGCTTTCAGCGGGTGAAACTCAATGCAGTGATTTTAAAGCACCGTAATCACGACGAAGTGTTGGATTTGGTCACGTTTGCCCATCAACGCGGCATGGACATTACCTTTATCGAAGAAATGCCGATGGGAATTATCGGCGATCATGACCGCGCGGAAGCGTATTATTCCAGCGATGAAATCTTGCGTGATTTACGCCAGCAATTCCCTTTGCACGAAATAGCCGATAATACCGGCGGGCCTGCACGCTATTTCCGGCGTGAGGACAATGCGCAGTGCGTGGGGTTTATTTCCCCACACAGCCACAATTTCTGCGACACCTGCAACCGGGTGCGCATCACGGCGGAAGGACGCTTACTGTTGTGTTTAGGACAGGAACACTCAATGGACTTACGCCGTGTGTTGCGAGAAAACCCAAGTGATGACTCAGCAGTACGGGCAGCCTTGCTGGAATCAATGGCTCTCAAACCGCAAGGCCACGAATTTAACTTGCAAGGCCAGCCCGTCATTTTCCGTCATATGAGTGCTACCGGCGGCTAA
- a CDS encoding Fic family protein, producing the protein MQNPSYQLQTPTQLTSKLATIDAAQADIQRLRAQQPDHWQPIQQKLRAEWTYDSNAIEGSTLTLSETIFFLQEGLTVEGKPFKDFLDARNHAEAIDLLFDVVAQKRAISEGLIKELNALLLAGVQSTPALNSQGQRVQKPATPGQYKSQPNHVLQQDGSIHHYIEPLQVPLEMQQLCDWVNSNLNQLHAVTVAGIAHYNMVRIHPFDDGNGRGARILMNLILLIQGYTPVIVRTTKRRLYLQALAAADRGDIEPFLDFIADSMLDTQRVILEELR; encoded by the coding sequence ATGCAAAACCCTTCCTACCAGCTCCAAACCCCAACCCAGTTGACCAGCAAACTGGCAACCATTGATGCCGCACAAGCCGACATCCAGCGTTTGCGTGCGCAACAGCCTGACCACTGGCAACCCATCCAGCAAAAGCTCCGCGCCGAATGGACGTATGACAGCAACGCCATCGAAGGCAGCACCCTGACGCTAAGCGAAACCATCTTCTTTTTGCAGGAAGGGCTAACGGTAGAAGGCAAGCCGTTCAAGGACTTTCTCGATGCCCGCAACCATGCCGAAGCCATCGACCTGCTATTTGATGTGGTAGCACAAAAACGCGCCATCAGCGAAGGGCTGATCAAGGAACTCAATGCGCTGTTGCTGGCTGGCGTGCAATCTACCCCTGCACTGAATTCCCAAGGGCAACGGGTACAAAAGCCCGCCACACCGGGGCAGTACAAATCGCAGCCGAATCATGTGTTACAACAGGACGGTTCAATCCATCATTACATCGAGCCGTTACAAGTTCCGCTGGAAATGCAGCAATTATGCGATTGGGTAAACTCAAATCTGAACCAGCTTCATGCGGTCACAGTCGCAGGGATTGCCCATTACAATATGGTGCGGATTCACCCCTTCGACGATGGCAATGGGCGTGGAGCGCGGATATTGATGAACCTGATCCTGCTGATACAAGGCTATACCCCCGTGATTGTGCGCACCACCAAACGGCGGCTTTACCTGCAAGCTCTCGCAGCAGCAGATAGGGGTGACATCGAACCCTTTTTGGATTTCATTGCCGATTCCATGTTGGATACGCAGCGGGTGATTCTGGAAGAGTTGCGTTAG